The sequence GCGCGCGGGCAGAGCGTTGAGCGTGGTGAAAAGCGCGATATCCACGGTTCCCCCGGATCAGCTTGGAGAACGGCGAAAGGACCGGACTACGCCGGTCCCTCCGCCCTTGCTCGACGACCGCGGCCCGCTACGGCGCTCCGGATTTGTGCTGGTTGCCTGGAGTCGCGCCGGCGGGAATCCCGCCCGACGAGCCGCCGGTGCCGGGCGCGGCGCCGCCCGAGCCGGCCGTCCCGCTTTTCCAGATGATATTGCCCGAGTCGTCGGACACATCGACGATGGCCGTGCCGCCCGTCGTCCATCCGGCGTAGACGCGGTTTTTGCCGCGCTCGTCGTTGAGCGTCAGCTGCGGTGTGCGCAACTGCACGCCGAAGCCGAAGTACGTGCGCATCGTTCCCGTGGGATCGGAAAGGACGAGTTGGGCATCCCCGTGTTCGACATTAAATCCCACGCTGACCCGCGGGCGCTCCGTCTCGTCCGCCAGATAGAACAGCGGTGAAGCCGGCTGGGTCCCAAAACCGAAGCGCAGCCGAGCCTTGCCCGCGTCGTCGTTCATCCAGATCCCGGGTCGGTTGTTCGTATCGCTGGACAGGACGATCCGCTGCCGGTTGTTCTGATCGACGAGCACGAGCGCGCGGGTCGACAACGACGTGGCCTGCGACTGCGCCTGTCGCGCGCCTCCCCAGAGGACCGCGGCGATCACCGCGGCGGCGAACCCCGCCAACCACATCATGCGGGCCCCGCGTTCGAACCGGGCGAGATCTCGCTGCAACGCCTCGAGTTCTTTCTCCATGGGCCTCTCCCTACGGCGCCGACCAGACCGTCTTGCCGGACTCGTCGCTCACCAGGACTACCGGTTTCTCGGCGGTGCTCCAGCCGAGGTAGATGCGGTCGGTTCCTTTTTCGTCGGCGAGATCCAGCTGCGGTGTGGGCGCGCCGCTGGCCGCGAACCCGAGGAAGCCGCGCTGCTTGCCGTTTTCGTCGAGCAGCACAAACTGAGGCGTGTTGCGTTCGATGCTGAATCCCATGCTGAGCCGCAGCCGGCCCGCTTCGTCGTTGAGTCCGATCAGCGGACGGCCGACTTCCTTGCCGAAGCCGATGAACATCCGGTCTTTGCCGGCGTCGTCCCGCAGCCAGATCGCGGGACGGCTGTTGGTGTCGAACGACAGGATGATCCGGTCCCGGCCGTTCTGATCCTGGACGGCGATCCGCCGCGCGACCAGCGCGGAGGATTGGGACTGCGCCTGCTGCGCGCCCACCCACAGCACGGCGATCACGATCACCGCCACGAGCCAGCTCAACGACGTGACGCGGAGCCTGCGTTCCGCGCGCGCCAACCGCGCCCGCATCGCTTCCATATCCTCGGGTCTCACGTTGCTGCCTCCTCTGGTCCGTCGATTGACGGCGCCCGAATATCCAAATACGGGCCGCCGGCGCGGCGGCCCTGCCGGGGACGCAGAGTCGTTCGGGTAGTCGCGCGTCAGTCCCGCAGGCGCGGGTCGAGCGCGTCGCGGATGCCGTCGCCGAGCAGATTGAAGCCGAGGACGGCGGCCGAGATCGTGAGGCCGGGCGCGAGCACGAGCTGCGGCGCCACGCCCAGGAAGTCTCGCGCGGTCGCCAGCATCGCGCCCCACTCCGGCGTCGGCGGCTGCACCCCGAGCCCGAGGAAGCTGAGTGACGAGGCGATCAGGATGGCGAAGCCGATACGCTGGCTCGCGTACACGATCGTCGTTGGGAGGGCCACAGGGAACAGGTGCCGGGCCATGATGCGGTGGTTCGGCGCGCCCAGGGCCCGCGCGGCCATCACGAACTCCTGGCCCATCGCCGAGAGCGCCGGGCCCCGCACGAGGCGCGCGAAGGTCGGAATGCTGTAGAGGCCGACGGCCAGGATGACGTTCCAGAGGCCCGGGCCCAGCGCCGCGGCGATCGCGATCGCCAGCAGGAACCCCGGGAAGGCCAGGATGATGTCCACGATGCGCATGGAGACATTGTCGAACTGCCGGCCGTAGAAGGCCGCCGCGATCCCCCAGGCCGATCCAAGGAGCGCGCCCAAGCACGTCGCGACGAGACCGATGCCGAGCGAATAGCGGGTGGCGGCGATCAGGCGGCTCAGGATGTCGCGTCCGAAATCGTCGGTCCCCAACAGGTGGACCGGCGACGGCGGCGTGAGCGTGTGGTTGTAGTCGACGGCCGTCGGAGGGTACGGCGCGACCCACGGGCCCCCGAGCATCGCGAGCAGAAACACCGCGGTAATCGCGCCCCCGGCGACCGCGGTCCGGCGCCGCATGAAGCGGCTCCACGACCGCGTGCGCGGCCGCCGCCGTGCCGCCGCCGCGGGGGCCGGGAGGACCGCGGCGTTACGCATAACTGACCCGCGGGTCGAGGGCCGCGTACACCAGATCGACGACGAGGTTGATCAAGAGAAACTGGAGCGCGAACAGCAGAATCTCCGCCGTGAGCACGGGATAGTCGCGAAACGAGATCGACTGGATCAGGAGCCACCCGAGGCCGGGAAACGTGAACACAGTCTCCACGATGATCGCGCCGCTCAGCACGAACCCGAACTGCAGCCCGACGACCGTGAGCACCGGGATCAGCGCGTTTCGGAGCGAGTGATGCGCAAGCACCCAGGGCTCCCGCACGCCCTTCGCGCGCGCGGTGCGCACGAAGTCCTCGCCGAGCACTTCGAGGAGACTGCTGCGCGTGAAGCGGGCGATCGCCGCAGCTCCGCCCAAGCCCAGCGTCACCGCGGGCAAGATGAGGCTCCGGAGGCCCGCCGTCGTCCCGCCGGTCGGGAACCAGTGCAGGTCCACGGCGAAGATGTAGATGAGGAGCAGTCCGAGGAAGAACGACGGCGTGCTGACGCCGAGGACCGACCCCACGGTGCTGGCGTAGTCACCGAGGGAGTTGCGCCGCACCGCCTGGAGGATCCCCACCCCCATGCCGAGCACGACGGCCAGCACTGTGCTGGCCAGCGAGAGGACAAGGGTGGGCTGAATGTAGTGGGATATGGTCGGCCCGACGGGTTCCCGCGTCCGGTACGAGCGGCCGAAGTCGCCGACGAGCGCGCCGCGCACGAAGATGACGTATCGCACCGGCCAGGGCCGGTCGAGCCCGAGGCGCGCGCGCATCGCCTGCACGTCCTCGAGCGTGGCGTCCGGCCCCGCCAGCAGGCGGGCGGGATCTCCCGGTAAGAACTGATTGAAAACGAACGCTCCGAGCGAGACGCCGAAGAGAAGCGGAATCATTTGCCAAAGACGCCGGCCGATATACCGCAGCACGGGCGCCGCTCGAGGGGGTGTGTTACCGCGGCATCCGGCCGAAACTGCTCACCGGATGCCGCGGCCCGATCCTACCGTCCCGCCATTTCTGCGCCGCGAAGATCCACAATCCCGTCGCCCAGCGTGAACATGCCTTTGACGTTTGTCCGCTGCGCCGACAGGATCTGCGTGTTCTGCAGCCAGATCCACGGGGCGTCGTTCCAGATGAGTCGGTCGGCCTCGGCGTAGTCCGCGGTGCGCTTGCGCTGATCGGCGGTCGCCAGCGCGGCCTGGATCAGCTCATCCACCTTCGGGTTCTTGTAGAATGCGAGGTTGAACAGCGCTGGCGGCCAGGACTCGCTGGCGAAGTTGGGCCGCAGCGCCCAGTCGGCGTCCCCGGTGGACGGCGACCAGCCGACGAGGACCATCTGAGCCTGGTTCTCCTTGAGGGGCTTGTACTGGAGCGCGCTGAGCGTCCCGACCTCCATCGGCGTGGTCTGCAACTGGATGCCGACCTGGGCGAGCTGCTGCTGCATGAAGTCACACATCCGGACCGACTCGGTCCGGTTGGTCGACCACAAGACGGTCTTGAAGCCGTTCGGGAAGCCGGCCTCGGACAAAAGGGCCTTGGCTTTCGCCACGTCGTACGGCCACCCGCCCTTCTGCGCCGGCCCCGGATAGCTGGCCACGCCCGGCGCCATCGGCGCCTCCATCGGACGCGCCGTCCCGGCCAGCACCGCCTTGATGAGCGCGTTCTTGTCGACGGCGTAGTTGAGGGCCTGGCGTACCTGCGGGATGTTGAGCGGCGCGTGCTGCGTGTTCATCGCGATGCCGCCGGCGAAGATACTCCAGCGCTTCGGCACCTCGACTCCCTGCGCGCGGGAGACGGCCTCGAGCTGCACGCCGGGGACCGGGTAGATGAATTGCGCCTCGCCGCTCAGGAGCAGCGCGACACGGCTTGCGTCCTCGGTGACGAACCGGACGACGAGCCGGTCCACCTTCGGCTCGCCGCTCTGCCAGAAGTTGGGGTTGCGCTCGAGCACGATCTGCTGGCCGGGCGTCCAGCTCACGAACCGGAACGGCCCCGAGCCGACCGGATGGCGCGCGATCGCGTCTTCGCCCTGCTTGATGAGTGCCGGGCTGAGGATCCGGCTGCTCGGGTGGGCGAAGTTGAACAGCATGGCGCCGAACGGCTGCTTCAGCGTGAACCGGACGGTGGTCGGGTTCACCGCGTCGATCGCCTGGATCATCTCGTAAAGGTTGTACTTCTTGAGCTTGTGCGCGGCGTCGCGCGCGCGGTCGAAGTTCAGCTTGACGGCCTCCGCGTCGAGCGGCGTGCCGTCCTGGAACTTGATGTTGGGACGCAGATGGAACGTAAAGACTTTCGCGTCGGGCGACGCCTCCCACGACGCCGCCAATTGCGGGATCGCCTTCATGTTTGAGTCGAATCCGAGCAGCCCGTCGTAGATTTCGCGTTCGACGCCCAGCGAGAGGTTGTCGTTGGAATCCTCGGGATCGAGGCTGATGGCGTCGGCGTACAGCCCCACGGTGACCGTGCGCGGCGCCTGCGCATCTGCCGGCAGCCGAGCCGGCGCGAGCGCCCAGGCCGCGGTGCAAAACACAACGACCAGGATCAGGACCCGCCTTGTCATACCGACCGCTCCCTCCCGATAAGAGGATGAACGGCCCCGTCCCCGTTGCAGGGGCGTGACCGGTAGGCCGAACCTACAACAATACCCGTCACAACACCTGCTGCAGGCGCGCCAAGTCCACGTTGCCGCCGCTCACCACGACCGCCGCCGCGCGGAGATCCGCCGGGAGGCTTACCCGGCGGGCGAGCAGAGCGGCGACCCCGGCCGCGCCGGCCGGCTCGGCCAGCAGCTTCGTATACTGCAGCACCGCGCGCACACCTTCGGCGAGCTCCTCTTCGGACACCAGGACGACCTCGTCCACCAGCGCGCGCACGTGCGCGAGGGTATGGTCCCCGGCGATCGGCGCCGTGAGCCCGTCGGCGATCGTCGCGATGCGCTCGAGGCGCACCGGACGCCCCGCCCGCAGGGCCTCCGTCACCGTCGGCGCGCCCTCGGGCTCGACGCCGATGACGCGGGCCGAGGGACGCGTCCGCTTGACCGCGGCCGCGATGCCGGAGATCAGCCCGCCGCCGCCGACCGGCACGATCACCAGGTCGACGTCGGGCAGATCCTCCAGGATTTCGAGCCCCACCGTACCCTGCCCCGCGATCACCAACGGATCGTCGTACGGGTGCACGAGCGTGAGCCCGCCCGACTCCCGCAGTTCGTGCATCTTTTCGAGCGCCTCGTGCACCGTGCCGTGCAACACGACCTCGGCGCCGTACCCGCGGCTCGCCGCGACTTTCGTCGGGCTGGCGCTCTCCGGCATCACGACGACGCACCGCAGCCCCTCGACGGCCGCCGCGTAGGCAAGCGCCTGCGCGTGGTTGCCGGCGGAGATCGTGATGAGGCCCCGCCGCTTCTCCTCCGGCGTGAGGCCGCGGAGCTTGTTGAGCACGCCCCGCGGCTTGAACGATCCCGTCTTCTGCAAGTTCTCGGCCTTCACGAAGAGCCGCGTCCCGGTCCGGCGGCCAAGCAGCGTCGCGGAAAACAGCGGGGTGCGGTGCACGCGGCCGGCGATGGCCTCGCGGGCGCGGCGCACGTCGTCGAAGGACACGAGGGAAGAGTCGGCCACGCGCACAGATACGGGTGCGTCGCGCCGGAGCCCTTGTTGCGGTGACAAGGAGTCTCCGCGGGCGCCGGGGTACCAGTCGGCGTGGTCCCCCCCGAGCGCATCGAACCGTCCCCGCCGCGCGAGCCCGTCAACCGCATCGCCGACCGGTGGTTCCCG is a genomic window of bacterium containing:
- a CDS encoding ABC transporter permease; this translates as MRNAAVLPAPAAAARRRPRTRSWSRFMRRRTAVAGGAITAVFLLAMLGGPWVAPYPPTAVDYNHTLTPPSPVHLLGTDDFGRDILSRLIAATRYSLGIGLVATCLGALLGSAWGIAAAFYGRQFDNVSMRIVDIILAFPGFLLAIAIAAALGPGLWNVILAVGLYSIPTFARLVRGPALSAMGQEFVMAARALGAPNHRIMARHLFPVALPTTIVYASQRIGFAILIASSLSFLGLGVQPPTPEWGAMLATARDFLGVAPQLVLAPGLTISAAVLGFNLLGDGIRDALDPRLRD
- a CDS encoding ABC transporter permease, with the translated sequence MLRYIGRRLWQMIPLLFGVSLGAFVFNQFLPGDPARLLAGPDATLEDVQAMRARLGLDRPWPVRYVIFVRGALVGDFGRSYRTREPVGPTISHYIQPTLVLSLASTVLAVVLGMGVGILQAVRRNSLGDYASTVGSVLGVSTPSFFLGLLLIYIFAVDLHWFPTGGTTAGLRSLILPAVTLGLGGAAAIARFTRSSLLEVLGEDFVRTARAKGVREPWVLAHHSLRNALIPVLTVVGLQFGFVLSGAIIVETVFTFPGLGWLLIQSISFRDYPVLTAEILLFALQFLLINLVVDLVYAALDPRVSYA
- a CDS encoding glutathione ABC transporter substrate-binding protein, whose translation is MTRRVLILVVVFCTAAWALAPARLPADAQAPRTVTVGLYADAISLDPEDSNDNLSLGVEREIYDGLLGFDSNMKAIPQLAASWEASPDAKVFTFHLRPNIKFQDGTPLDAEAVKLNFDRARDAAHKLKKYNLYEMIQAIDAVNPTTVRFTLKQPFGAMLFNFAHPSSRILSPALIKQGEDAIARHPVGSGPFRFVSWTPGQQIVLERNPNFWQSGEPKVDRLVVRFVTEDASRVALLLSGEAQFIYPVPGVQLEAVSRAQGVEVPKRWSIFAGGIAMNTQHAPLNIPQVRQALNYAVDKNALIKAVLAGTARPMEAPMAPGVASYPGPAQKGGWPYDVAKAKALLSEAGFPNGFKTVLWSTNRTESVRMCDFMQQQLAQVGIQLQTTPMEVGTLSALQYKPLKENQAQMVLVGWSPSTGDADWALRPNFASESWPPALFNLAFYKNPKVDELIQAALATADQRKRTADYAEADRLIWNDAPWIWLQNTQILSAQRTNVKGMFTLGDGIVDLRGAEMAGR
- a CDS encoding threonine/serine dehydratase, with translation MADSSLVSFDDVRRAREAIAGRVHRTPLFSATLLGRRTGTRLFVKAENLQKTGSFKPRGVLNKLRGLTPEEKRRGLITISAGNHAQALAYAAAVEGLRCVVVMPESASPTKVAASRGYGAEVVLHGTVHEALEKMHELRESGGLTLVHPYDDPLVIAGQGTVGLEILEDLPDVDLVIVPVGGGGLISGIAAAVKRTRPSARVIGVEPEGAPTVTEALRAGRPVRLERIATIADGLTAPIAGDHTLAHVRALVDEVVLVSEEELAEGVRAVLQYTKLLAEPAGAAGVAALLARRVSLPADLRAAAVVVSGGNVDLARLQQVL